The following proteins come from a genomic window of Acinetobacter sp. SAAs474:
- a CDS encoding efflux RND transporter permease subunit translates to MNISRFFILRPIATILLMLALLLSGLLVWRVLPISALPQVDYPVIQIYTFQPGANPDTVQRTITVPLERELGKIAGLRQMSSSSSIAASVITLQFDLNAELAVVEQEVQSALSIASSKLPDDLPTAPIYRKVNPADVPVITLAISSETLPLSTVYDMVDTRIAQKLSQLTGVGMVSLAGGQRPAIRVQINPTALANYKISTEDIRSSINAANANQPKGSFDGPFRTTMLDANDQIRSIADYETLILRWNNGAPIRLKDVATVIEGSEDRYMAAWADSQSAILVNVQRQPDANVIQVADQIKHLLPELQKNLPENVKIRILTDRTESIRSSIDDVQQELVFAVCLVMMVTLLFLRNLSATIIPVIAVPLSIVATFVVMYWLGFSINNLTLMALTIATGFVVDDAIVMLENITRHRESGENLLQAALKGSREIGFTLISLTFSLIAVLIPLLFMGDVVGRLFHEFAVTLAAAIALSLIVSLTLTPMMCAYLLKNNRHTASRSRWSLDWIIQQYARGLQWVFKHQTFTLLVMLSTIILAGVMYWMIPKGFFPVQDSGVIQVITEAPDDISFQAMTERQQALAQKILIDPAVESLSSFIGVDANNPKLSNGRILINLKPYAERDSASQVMMRLRKQFDQVQGIQGWMQPVQELSLEDIISRTQYQLSLSTTNYQDLQHWTSILVDALAQRPELIDVTSNGHGLGLQAFIDVNRDAAARLDLSLEDISLALQNLFAQRQIATLYTQSNQYRIVLELVPESIQHVDDLAQVYIHKHSGEAILLSSVATIVQKRVPMLLQQQSQFPVNNVSFNLAEGVALGEAIQAIHQVEQQLNLPVEVKVKLQGAAAAYEHSKQHTFWLVIAAIVTMYIVLGILYESLIHPITILSTLPSAAIGALFALFIVNRPLDMLALIGIILLIGLVKKNGIMMVDFALAAQRHEGMSPQQAIYQAALMRFRPILMTTLAALAGAIPLILASGAGAELRQPLGIVMLGGLLFSQILTLFTTPAVYLFFDRLQQSLRRSASNSDQVIADDNGRGL, encoded by the coding sequence ATGAATATTTCACGGTTCTTTATTTTACGTCCAATTGCAACAATATTACTGATGTTGGCATTGTTGTTGAGTGGTCTGCTGGTTTGGAGAGTACTTCCAATATCGGCTTTACCACAAGTTGATTATCCTGTTATTCAGATCTATACCTTTCAACCGGGTGCCAATCCAGACACAGTACAACGAACGATTACTGTGCCACTGGAGCGTGAATTGGGGAAAATTGCCGGTTTAAGGCAAATGTCATCCAGTAGTTCGATTGCAGCCTCTGTAATTACATTACAATTCGATCTAAATGCTGAGCTGGCTGTAGTGGAACAAGAGGTTCAGTCTGCATTAAGTATTGCAAGCAGTAAATTACCCGATGATTTACCAACAGCACCGATTTATCGTAAAGTTAATCCAGCCGATGTTCCTGTAATTACCTTAGCCATTAGTTCAGAAACATTACCTCTAAGTACAGTCTACGACATGGTCGATACTCGTATTGCACAAAAATTGTCGCAATTGACTGGTGTCGGTATGGTCAGTCTTGCAGGAGGCCAGAGGCCAGCCATCCGAGTACAAATCAATCCAACTGCACTCGCAAATTATAAAATAAGTACAGAGGATATTCGATCAAGCATTAATGCCGCAAATGCCAATCAGCCAAAAGGAAGCTTTGATGGACCATTTCGGACCACAATGTTGGATGCTAATGATCAGATTCGCTCAATTGCCGATTATGAAACTTTAATTTTACGCTGGAACAATGGCGCACCTATTCGTTTAAAAGATGTTGCAACAGTCATTGAAGGCAGTGAAGATCGTTATATGGCCGCATGGGCAGATAGTCAATCTGCAATCTTGGTCAACGTACAACGCCAACCAGATGCCAATGTCATTCAGGTTGCAGATCAAATTAAACATCTGCTACCTGAGTTACAAAAAAATCTGCCCGAGAACGTTAAAATTCGTATTTTGACAGATCGAACTGAAAGTATTCGCAGTTCAATTGATGATGTACAACAAGAATTAGTTTTTGCAGTATGTCTGGTCATGATGGTGACATTGCTGTTTCTAAGAAATTTATCCGCCACGATTATTCCTGTTATTGCTGTACCATTATCGATTGTTGCTACATTTGTTGTCATGTATTGGCTGGGCTTTTCGATCAATAACTTGACTCTGATGGCACTGACGATTGCTACAGGCTTTGTTGTCGATGATGCCATTGTCATGTTGGAAAATATCACCCGGCATCGAGAATCAGGTGAAAATTTATTACAGGCTGCATTAAAAGGTTCTCGAGAAATTGGTTTTACCTTGATTTCACTGACTTTTTCTTTAATTGCAGTATTGATTCCCTTGCTATTTATGGGAGATGTTGTTGGGCGTTTATTTCATGAATTTGCCGTCACCTTAGCTGCAGCAATCGCATTATCTCTGATTGTTTCTCTAACACTTACCCCGATGATGTGTGCATATTTACTTAAAAATAATCGACATACCGCATCAAGAAGTCGCTGGAGTTTGGATTGGATTATTCAACAATATGCGCGTGGTTTACAGTGGGTTTTTAAGCACCAAACCTTCACTTTGCTTGTGATGTTAAGCACCATTATATTAGCAGGCGTAATGTACTGGATGATTCCCAAAGGGTTTTTTCCAGTACAAGACAGTGGGGTCATTCAAGTGATCACAGAAGCACCTGATGATATTTCTTTTCAAGCGATGACTGAACGTCAACAAGCATTAGCACAAAAAATTTTAATAGATCCTGCTGTTGAGAGTTTATCCTCATTTATTGGGGTTGATGCCAATAATCCAAAGCTGAGTAATGGTCGAATTTTAATTAATTTAAAACCGTATGCTGAACGTGATAGTGCATCACAGGTCATGATGCGTTTGCGAAAACAATTTGATCAGGTTCAAGGAATTCAAGGTTGGATGCAGCCTGTGCAAGAGTTAAGTCTTGAAGATATTATTAGTCGAACCCAGTATCAATTGAGCCTTAGCACGACAAATTATCAAGATTTGCAACATTGGACCAGCATTTTAGTTGATGCTTTGGCTCAACGGCCAGAGTTGATTGATGTAACCAGTAATGGTCATGGATTGGGCTTACAAGCCTTTATTGATGTCAATCGTGATGCCGCAGCACGCTTGGATTTAAGTCTTGAAGACATTAGTCTTGCCTTACAAAACTTGTTTGCACAGCGACAGATTGCAACATTATATACCCAGTCCAATCAATATCGTATTGTATTGGAGCTTGTGCCAGAATCGATACAACACGTTGATGATTTGGCACAAGTTTATATTCATAAGCATAGTGGCGAAGCTATTTTGTTGAGTTCAGTCGCCACCATTGTACAAAAACGTGTTCCAATGCTTTTGCAACAACAATCACAGTTTCCAGTCAATAATGTGTCCTTTAATTTAGCAGAAGGTGTGGCATTGGGGGAGGCAATTCAGGCTATTCATCAAGTTGAACAACAATTAAATTTACCGGTTGAGGTCAAAGTTAAATTACAAGGCGCTGCGGCAGCTTATGAACATTCAAAACAACATACCTTCTGGTTGGTGATTGCTGCGATTGTCACCATGTATATTGTGCTAGGGATATTGTATGAAAGCTTGATTCATCCTATTACTATTCTTTCTACTTTACCTTCGGCTGCAATTGGCGCCTTATTCGCTCTATTTATCGTGAATCGTCCATTAGATATGCTAGCATTAATCGGCATTATTCTATTGATTGGCTTAGTCAAAAAAAATGGCATTATGATGGTGGATTTTGCTTTAGCTGCCCAACGTCATGAAGGAATGTCACCACAACAGGCCATTTACCAAGCTGCTTTAATGCGTTTTCGCCCAATTTTAATGACGACTTTGGCTGCATTAGCAGGTGCTATTCCATTGATATTGGCATCGGGTGCAGGAGCGGAGTTAAGACAACCACTGGGAATTGTCATGTTGGGAGGATTGTTATTCAGCCAAATTCTTACACTTTTTACAACACCCGCCGTTTATTTGTTTTTTGATCGTTTACAGCAATCTTTGCGGCGATCGGCTTCAAACTCAGACCAAGTGATTGCAGATGATAACGGGAGAGGGCTTTGA
- a CDS encoding PepSY-associated TM helix domain-containing protein: MKEGFRQSMAWLHTWTGLVVGWVLFFVFLTGTAGYVQVELTRWMQPEKALQSSVTVSENEQIDKAYHYLKHHSDAQNAERWGINLQTNQRGSDDFAVNWTSLSKEPNSQGQYHHKILDTTSGQVISQQIQPRETGGGFTLYRMHYALHYIPYDWGIRIVGICTMLMFIAIISGVITHKKILKDFFTFRPAKGQRSWLDAHNVISVIALPFYLMITYSGLIFFANAYMPLAVPMIYGAGEKQTERYYAELYPNSRFNQDHAQPTKAIGEIKDQFVAIQPLLAKVQNEWGAKDKISQVNFYPEQGANPAKIEFYQTGSDTIARKRTSLSFNLYTGQKIAQDQSNQEKAPMIFGTTVLGLHEGLFASPLLRIFYVITGFLGTAMIATGLVLWTVKRRPKQLKAAQMSFGHALVERLNIAMIAGLPLAIAIYFWANRLIPANFPHRADWEVHSLYITLLLSFLYGLSRPIVRAWIELLAIAAVAYLLLPLLNVVTTERHLGISLLHQDWVLASIDIGFILLGVMLAWASYSVWRKRDLILKPVVKKTKKHSVSKREAPIELAHSEDVS; this comes from the coding sequence ATGAAAGAAGGTTTTCGCCAAAGTATGGCATGGTTACATACATGGACTGGTTTAGTGGTGGGCTGGGTTTTATTTTTTGTATTTTTAACGGGTACGGCAGGTTATGTTCAAGTTGAATTAACTCGATGGATGCAACCTGAAAAGGCTTTACAGTCAAGTGTTACCGTTTCAGAAAATGAACAAATTGATAAAGCATATCATTATTTAAAACATCATTCAGATGCGCAAAATGCTGAGCGTTGGGGCATTAATTTGCAAACCAATCAACGTGGATCTGATGATTTTGCTGTCAATTGGACATCGTTATCAAAAGAACCAAATTCGCAAGGACAATATCATCATAAAATACTGGATACGACATCCGGCCAAGTTATTTCTCAACAAATTCAGCCTCGTGAAACTGGTGGTGGTTTTACACTCTATCGTATGCATTATGCACTACATTACATTCCGTATGATTGGGGAATTCGCATTGTAGGAATATGCACGATGCTGATGTTTATTGCCATTATTTCAGGGGTAATTACCCATAAAAAAATACTTAAAGATTTCTTTACCTTTAGGCCAGCCAAAGGTCAGCGTTCTTGGCTGGATGCCCATAATGTGATAAGCGTCATTGCATTACCGTTTTATCTTATGATTACTTATAGTGGTCTGATTTTCTTTGCAAATGCCTATATGCCTTTGGCTGTTCCGATGATCTATGGCGCAGGAGAAAAGCAGACAGAACGTTATTATGCTGAACTTTATCCAAACTCCCGTTTTAATCAAGATCATGCTCAACCGACCAAAGCAATCGGTGAGATCAAAGACCAGTTCGTTGCAATTCAGCCTTTACTGGCAAAAGTTCAAAATGAATGGGGGGCTAAAGATAAAATTAGTCAGGTTAATTTTTATCCTGAACAAGGGGCAAACCCTGCGAAAATTGAATTTTACCAGACAGGTAGCGACACGATTGCCAGAAAGCGCACATCTTTAAGTTTTAATTTATATACAGGTCAAAAGATCGCTCAAGATCAATCTAATCAAGAAAAAGCACCAATGATATTTGGGACAACAGTATTGGGATTACATGAGGGATTATTTGCTTCACCTTTGCTACGCATTTTCTATGTTATCACTGGTTTTCTAGGTACTGCAATGATCGCTACGGGGTTAGTCTTGTGGACGGTTAAACGTCGACCAAAACAATTAAAGGCAGCTCAAATGAGTTTTGGGCATGCATTGGTTGAACGCTTAAATATTGCCATGATTGCTGGATTACCACTTGCTATAGCAATTTATTTCTGGGCAAACCGATTGATCCCAGCTAATTTTCCACATCGTGCTGATTGGGAAGTACATAGTTTATATATCACCTTATTATTGAGTTTTCTATATGGCTTAAGCAGGCCGATAGTTCGTGCTTGGATTGAACTATTAGCGATAGCTGCTGTGGCCTATTTATTACTGCCTTTACTTAATGTTGTAACGACAGAACGTCATTTAGGTATATCTCTTCTACATCAGGACTGGGTCTTAGCCAGTATTGATATTGGTTTTATACTACTCGGTGTCATGCTGGCTTGGGCAAGCTATAGCGTTTGGCGTAAACGCGATCTCATTTTAAAGCCAGTAGTTAAAAAAACTAAAAAGCATAGCGTATCAAAGCGAGAGGCACCTATTGAATTAGCACATTCAGAGGACGTGTCATGA
- a CDS encoding efflux RND transporter permease subunit, giving the protein MKLLSTFIDRPVASMLIAVAIFLLGILAYLRLPVAALPQADIPTIVVRAHLPGASPESMSATVVTPLERAMMGVSGVKMINSSSNQGAAQIILNFDLATDINEAAREVQAAINVAMSQLPSGMPSPPKYFKLNPSQSPIFYLALSSANLSAGQLYEIASDLLQPSLAQINGVGEVSIDGASMPAVRIIFNANALISQNVTLEQVREAIVKSNRTQALGVVETEQLRWQVALSDHLKTAADFANLAVYRNNQTIVRLKDIAQVQDSVENRYVSGFHNGQPAVIIKISRQPNANTVATIEKIKAKLPELNMMLSGRAQLTTVMDGSTNIQAGLQEARNTLLLAIVLVVIVVALMLGRIQSALIPAVALIVVLIGASSFVYWAGFSLNHLSIMAVIVAIGLVVDDAIVVLENIERHIEQGEQPIQAALKGIQEVATTLIAMNLALVVIFISILFMGGVIERLFREFSLTLVFIVMLSVVISLILTPSLSARYLQPLAQYQYQTLYQYSHHWMQKLTQTYLASLKWMLKHHYVVILLWLTAISGSVYLYQILPKTVLPEQDTGQVEVFIRGDDGFSFQIMQPKIATFTKGLLKDPAVQNVVGVSGGSDGTSNSFLMVSLKSRAERDGQTADEIVERLKQNAPWQAGAIFSAQIKQVLELDNPFGSHGQDYMLLLQSDNVALLRDWIPKVALAMQKLPQLEEVESIGDEGVQHVKLDIDREKARHFGVNIDSIASVLNNSFSQRQISTIYDQRQQFHVVMEIDRHSTEQPEALANIRVPNQHGTPVPLSNFATWSYGISNDRVYRRHQSAAMGIGYVVKPEYSHEQADAAIRSVLAELMLPNEIFMTSDQEAEEQSLQSGLSTPVLILVVMLLIYIVLGVTYESVIHPFTILSSIPAVALGALLTLWMFNFHFTLIALLGMFLLIGIVVKNAILLIDFTLIERQKGKSAYQAILSAAELRFRAILMTNIAALLAAIPLALSWGEGAELRQPLGIVIVGGLALGQLLTLYTTPVLYLILEKYADFFIRSKNKYVTDLGE; this is encoded by the coding sequence TTGAAACTTCTCTCGACATTTATTGATCGACCAGTGGCCAGTATGTTAATTGCAGTTGCAATTTTTTTGTTGGGTATCTTGGCGTATTTACGTTTACCTGTTGCCGCTTTACCACAAGCAGATATTCCCACGATTGTCGTGCGTGCTCATTTACCCGGTGCCAGTCCTGAAAGTATGTCAGCAACAGTAGTAACACCATTAGAACGTGCGATGATGGGTGTTTCTGGTGTAAAGATGATAAATTCATCAAGCAATCAAGGTGCAGCACAAATTATTTTAAATTTTGATTTGGCGACAGATATTAATGAAGCGGCAAGAGAGGTACAGGCTGCAATTAATGTCGCAATGTCACAATTGCCTTCAGGTATGCCCAGCCCCCCTAAATATTTTAAGCTCAATCCAAGTCAAAGTCCTATTTTTTACTTAGCATTGAGTTCAGCCAATTTATCTGCAGGTCAATTGTATGAAATTGCGAGTGATTTATTACAGCCAAGTTTGGCACAGATCAATGGGGTAGGAGAGGTTTCTATTGATGGAGCATCCATGCCTGCCGTACGGATTATCTTTAATGCGAATGCGCTCATTTCACAAAATGTCACTTTAGAGCAAGTACGAGAAGCGATTGTAAAAAGTAACCGTACTCAAGCATTGGGTGTGGTTGAAACTGAGCAATTACGTTGGCAAGTTGCTCTTTCTGATCATTTAAAAACAGCCGCAGATTTCGCTAATCTTGCAGTTTATCGTAATAATCAAACCATTGTACGCTTAAAAGATATTGCACAAGTTCAGGATTCAGTAGAAAACCGTTATGTGAGTGGTTTTCATAATGGTCAACCTGCGGTGATTATTAAAATTAGCCGACAACCGAATGCCAATACTGTTGCAACGATTGAGAAAATTAAAGCAAAACTACCTGAATTAAACATGATGCTATCAGGACGTGCTCAGCTGACGACAGTCATGGATGGATCAACAAATATTCAAGCAGGTTTGCAGGAAGCACGAAATACATTATTGCTTGCAATTGTTTTGGTCGTGATTGTTGTGGCATTGATGCTGGGCAGAATACAAAGTGCCTTAATTCCTGCTGTCGCATTAATTGTGGTATTGATTGGTGCAAGTAGTTTCGTGTATTGGGCTGGATTTTCACTTAATCATTTGTCAATTATGGCAGTCATTGTCGCAATTGGGCTGGTGGTTGATGATGCAATTGTCGTTCTGGAAAATATTGAACGTCATATTGAGCAAGGTGAACAACCGATTCAGGCGGCATTAAAAGGAATTCAAGAAGTTGCCACGACTTTGATTGCAATGAATTTAGCTTTAGTGGTGATTTTTATTTCTATTTTATTTATGGGGGGCGTGATTGAGCGTCTTTTTAGGGAGTTCTCGTTAACATTGGTGTTTATTGTGATGTTATCTGTGGTGATTTCACTGATATTGACACCTAGCTTATCTGCCCGTTATTTACAACCTTTAGCACAGTACCAGTATCAAACTTTATATCAGTATAGCCATCATTGGATGCAAAAACTAACACAGACGTATTTAGCTTCACTCAAGTGGATGCTTAAGCATCATTATGTGGTTATTTTATTGTGGCTAACTGCAATCAGCGGTTCTGTTTATCTTTATCAAATATTACCTAAAACTGTATTACCTGAACAGGATACAGGACAAGTTGAGGTATTTATTCGGGGTGATGATGGATTTTCATTTCAGATTATGCAGCCTAAGATAGCGACGTTTACTAAAGGTTTATTGAAAGATCCTGCTGTACAAAATGTAGTTGGCGTTTCAGGTGGTTCAGATGGCACCAGCAATTCATTTTTAATGGTGAGCTTAAAATCTAGAGCTGAACGAGATGGCCAAACGGCGGATGAAATTGTTGAGCGTTTAAAACAAAATGCACCGTGGCAAGCTGGTGCTATTTTCTCAGCACAAATAAAGCAAGTACTTGAACTGGATAATCCATTTGGCAGTCATGGGCAAGATTATATGTTACTGCTGCAGTCGGATAATGTTGCATTGTTACGTGATTGGATTCCTAAAGTTGCACTCGCAATGCAAAAACTTCCTCAACTTGAAGAGGTTGAATCAATCGGAGATGAAGGTGTACAGCATGTTAAATTGGATATTGATCGTGAAAAAGCCCGACACTTCGGTGTAAATATAGACAGTATTGCGAGTGTTTTAAATAATTCATTTTCACAACGTCAAATCTCAACAATTTATGATCAACGACAGCAGTTTCATGTCGTCATGGAAATTGATAGGCACTCTACTGAACAGCCAGAAGCTTTAGCCAATATTCGAGTACCAAATCAACACGGTACCCCCGTTCCATTGAGTAACTTTGCCACATGGTCCTATGGCATTAGTAATGATCGGGTTTATCGCCGTCATCAATCTGCGGCAATGGGTATTGGCTATGTTGTAAAACCAGAATATAGCCATGAACAAGCTGACGCTGCGATTCGTTCAGTCTTGGCTGAACTGATGTTACCCAATGAAATTTTTATGACCAGTGATCAAGAAGCAGAGGAACAGAGTTTACAAAGTGGTTTAAGTACACCAGTACTTATTTTAGTGGTGATGTTATTGATTTATATCGTGCTCGGTGTGACCTATGAAAGTGTCATTCATCCTTTTACGATTTTGTCCAGTATACCTGCAGTTGCTTTAGGTGCTTTGCTAACACTGTGGATGTTTAATTTTCATTTTACCCTTATTGCTTTATTAGGCATGTTTTTACTGATTGGGATTGTGGTAAAAAATGCCATCTTATTGATTGATTTTACGTTAATCGAACGGCAAAAGGGCAAATCAGCTTATCAAGCCATATTATCAGCAGCAGAACTTCGATTTAGAGCGATTTTAATGACCAATATTGCAGCATTATTGGCTGCGATTCCATTGGCACTCAGTTGGGGAGAAGGTGCAGAATTACGCCAACCATTGGGTATCGTGATTGTCGGTGGCTTAGCACTCGGGCAATTACTCACTTTATATACCACGCCAGTATTGTATTTAATCTTAGAAAAATATGCTGATTTTTTTATAAGATCAAAAAATAAGTATGTGACTGATTTAGGTGAATAG
- a CDS encoding DUF3325 domain-containing protein, which translates to MNILSIHILIALLLSYIGLFALNLTMERNAKLILKQPLSIKKNQMIKVLGWMCLVFSLFNSIWAWGGPIGITAWFGVITVIAGVIVFIQSYRARLNLNLSIIAFFVVIGLQVLRW; encoded by the coding sequence ATGAATATATTATCGATCCATATTTTAATCGCACTATTGTTGAGTTATATCGGATTATTCGCATTAAACCTTACCATGGAGCGAAATGCCAAGCTGATCTTAAAGCAGCCTTTATCTATCAAGAAAAATCAGATGATTAAAGTTTTGGGCTGGATGTGTCTCGTATTTTCATTATTCAACAGTATATGGGCATGGGGAGGTCCCATTGGTATTACCGCATGGTTTGGTGTGATTACAGTGATTGCTGGAGTCATTGTTTTTATCCAATCCTATCGAGCAAGACTCAATTTAAACTTATCCATCATCGCATTTTTTGTCGTGATTGGATTGCAAGTTCTGCGATGGTAA
- a CDS encoding FecR domain-containing protein has protein sequence MTIQEQLNEKVLDEATDWLVILNSGEVSDEQYQQFEQWKQQKPENALAIEKVTTLISSLSELPACLKSESFTSSKHKFNQTLKHNTILSLSSLFIISCIVYQLPWTKWQADYHTDVGEIKNLKLNDGSQLTLASNSYINIHFSKNTRMIELVQGEIYIATAHDQQKRPFFVKTEYGQMQALGTEFTVRHENHKTKLNVYQHAVAIHTHDQKTPQVIQQGYRTVFDNTFIAQAIPLKNDRPYWTQHLLVVENWPLKKVLNELYRYKKGHYFIDSRIENLPISGVFSLANIPQSLESLAYTHRLKLDFYSPYMLYVKK, from the coding sequence ATGACCATTCAAGAACAGCTTAATGAAAAAGTTTTAGATGAAGCGACCGACTGGCTCGTTATTTTAAACTCTGGTGAAGTCAGTGATGAACAATATCAGCAATTTGAACAATGGAAACAACAAAAACCAGAAAATGCACTTGCAATCGAAAAAGTCACCACATTGATCTCCAGTCTAAGTGAGTTACCTGCTTGCTTAAAATCCGAATCCTTCACTTCTTCCAAGCATAAATTTAATCAAACCTTAAAACACAATACAATTTTAAGCCTATCAAGCCTTTTTATCATCTCATGTATTGTGTATCAGCTACCTTGGACAAAATGGCAAGCAGATTATCATACCGATGTAGGCGAAATTAAAAATCTTAAACTCAACGATGGTTCCCAATTAACCTTAGCCAGCAATAGTTATATTAATATTCATTTTTCAAAAAATACTCGGATGATTGAACTCGTTCAAGGTGAAATATATATAGCAACAGCTCACGATCAACAAAAACGCCCATTTTTTGTAAAAACTGAATATGGTCAGATGCAAGCACTGGGTACAGAATTTACTGTTAGACATGAAAATCATAAGACAAAACTCAATGTTTATCAGCATGCTGTCGCTATACATACCCATGATCAAAAAACACCTCAAGTGATTCAACAAGGTTATCGTACCGTATTTGACAATACCTTTATCGCACAAGCAATTCCCTTGAAAAATGATCGTCCGTATTGGACACAGCATTTACTGGTCGTGGAAAACTGGCCATTAAAAAAGGTTTTAAATGAACTTTATCGTTACAAAAAAGGGCATTATTTTATCGACTCAAGAATTGAAAACTTGCCAATATCAGGGGTATTTTCACTGGCAAACATCCCTCAAAGTTTAGAAAGTCTAGCGTATACGCATCGTCTGAAATTGGATTTTTATAGTCCATATATGCTTTATGTAAAAAAATAA
- a CDS encoding sigma-70 family RNA polymerase sigma factor, whose amino-acid sequence MNLNVNKQLWFSLVYQTHQTTLLSWFKSKLKHHHQSEDLSHEVFYRALKSSYDHHNIKEPKAWLLGIAKHVIIDHWRHQHVERLYLEALAQLPEEFHPSAEHEICIRETLFQVHKILEKLPPRVTQVFLFSQLDGLTYKAIAHKLDISEATVKRDMKLAFLSCIHLLQQ is encoded by the coding sequence ATGAATCTAAATGTAAACAAGCAGTTATGGTTCAGTCTTGTTTATCAAACACACCAAACTACATTATTATCTTGGTTTAAAAGTAAACTTAAGCACCATCATCAATCTGAAGATTTAAGTCATGAGGTATTTTATCGTGCCTTAAAAAGTAGTTACGATCATCACAATATTAAAGAGCCTAAAGCATGGTTATTGGGTATTGCAAAACATGTCATTATTGATCACTGGCGTCATCAACATGTTGAACGTTTGTATTTGGAGGCGCTGGCTCAACTGCCAGAAGAATTTCATCCGTCAGCCGAGCATGAAATTTGTATTAGAGAAACCTTATTTCAGGTACATAAAATTTTAGAAAAATTACCACCACGAGTCACACAAGTATTTTTATTTTCTCAATTAGATGGCCTAACCTATAAAGCAATTGCTCATAAACTAGATATTTCTGAAGCAACGGTTAAACGGGATATGAAACTGGCCTTTCTTTCCTGTATTCACCTGTTACAGCAATAA
- a CDS encoding efflux RND transporter periplasmic adaptor subunit: MSNQCIDVTKKRTLFGGNLKYILGFVIFILLMVAGIYWKKISTKPAVSYSQWNKPVPVRITPVQRNDLDIEIKAIGTVVPAHIVNVQSQVSGVLQRLYFKEGQWVKKGQLLAQIDPAAFEVALAQAEGLRQQNLAQLHHAQTELLRYQLLFKQDSIAKQQVEQQQALVNQLKGQMQSHRAQVHAAKLQLSYTKIYSPIDGRVGFKQKDTGNLLQANESTGLVTITQVHPIYVQFAVAEHHLMGLRESLTSNHQLQASAWDKAEQKQLAIGHIQALDNQIDLSTGTVKLKAVFDNRDDRLFPNQFVNIRLSSQIIKNAVNIPSDAVQHGAKGSYVYIINKNNRAELKTVKLGLSSKGQVEVLDGLNGTEKVVLEGIDRLSEGKEVNIISDQQSSRFVTESAAG; encoded by the coding sequence ATGAGTAATCAATGTATAGATGTAACAAAAAAACGCACCTTATTCGGTGGAAATTTAAAATATATTCTTGGATTTGTTATTTTTATTTTATTGATGGTCGCGGGGATATATTGGAAAAAAATATCAACAAAGCCAGCAGTATCATATAGTCAATGGAATAAACCGGTTCCTGTACGTATCACGCCCGTGCAGCGTAATGATTTAGATATTGAAATTAAGGCGATTGGTACGGTTGTTCCAGCGCATATTGTCAATGTACAAAGTCAAGTTTCTGGTGTATTACAACGGTTGTACTTTAAAGAAGGACAGTGGGTTAAAAAGGGGCAGTTATTGGCTCAAATTGATCCTGCTGCTTTTGAAGTTGCTTTAGCACAGGCGGAAGGTCTAAGACAGCAAAACCTTGCACAATTACATCATGCACAAACAGAACTGCTACGTTATCAATTACTGTTTAAACAGGACTCTATTGCAAAACAACAAGTTGAACAGCAACAGGCACTTGTAAATCAACTTAAAGGCCAAATGCAATCCCATCGTGCACAAGTACATGCAGCAAAATTACAATTATCGTATACCAAAATTTATTCGCCGATTGATGGCCGTGTTGGTTTTAAGCAAAAAGATACCGGTAATTTGCTCCAAGCCAATGAAAGTACAGGTTTGGTCACCATTACCCAAGTTCATCCAATTTATGTACAGTTTGCAGTCGCTGAACATCATTTAATGGGATTACGTGAAAGCTTAACATCAAATCATCAACTGCAAGCCAGTGCATGGGATAAAGCAGAGCAAAAACAGTTGGCAATTGGTCATATACAAGCATTAGATAATCAAATTGATCTCAGTACAGGCACAGTCAAGTTAAAGGCCGTATTTGATAATCGTGATGATCGGTTATTTCCAAATCAATTTGTCAATATCCGTTTAAGTTCACAGATTATTAAAAATGCCGTCAATATTCCAAGTGATGCAGTTCAACATGGTGCAAAAGGTTCTTATGTTTATATCATCAATAAAAATAATCGAGCAGAACTTAAAACCGTTAAATTGGGGTTGAGCAGTAAGGGGCAAGTTGAAGTTTTAGATGGTTTGAATGGCACTGAAAAAGTGGTGCTTGAGGGTATTGATCGTCTATCAGAAGGTAAAGAAGTCAATATTATTTCTGATCAACAATCATCTCGCTTTGTCACAGAATCAGCTGCTGGATAA